Proteins from a genomic interval of Kaistia defluvii:
- a CDS encoding HAD family hydrolase, which translates to MSGVLLFDLDGTLLDIDHLHYEAWRQQVAIHGVELDQHRYRTQVMGFPNHTILADLVPGLSSEQGAALVEAKEVLFRSLATDLVPAAGLVDFLDWADGLGTRYGVVTNAPRPNAEQELAGIGMAKRFETVVIGDELAHAKPHPLPYLTGLDRLGGTAANSVAFEDSISGIRAALAAGLAVVGLTTGLSAERLIAEGAGLAVPHFDDPRLRPFVAACLESVPA; encoded by the coding sequence ATGTCCGGTGTTCTTCTGTTCGACCTTGATGGCACGCTGCTCGACATCGATCATCTGCACTACGAAGCCTGGCGGCAGCAGGTGGCGATCCACGGGGTGGAGCTCGATCAGCATCGCTACCGGACGCAGGTGATGGGGTTTCCGAACCACACCATCCTGGCCGATCTCGTGCCGGGGCTCTCGTCCGAACAGGGCGCGGCGCTGGTGGAGGCGAAGGAAGTGCTGTTCCGCTCCCTGGCCACCGATCTCGTGCCGGCTGCGGGGCTGGTCGACTTTCTTGACTGGGCCGACGGGTTGGGCACGCGCTACGGCGTGGTCACCAATGCGCCACGTCCCAATGCCGAGCAGGAACTCGCCGGGATCGGCATGGCCAAGCGCTTCGAGACTGTCGTCATCGGCGACGAACTTGCCCATGCCAAGCCGCACCCGCTGCCTTATCTCACCGGGCTGGACCGTCTGGGCGGGACCGCGGCGAACAGCGTCGCCTTCGAGGATTCGATTTCCGGCATTCGCGCCGCGCTGGCGGCCGGGCTCGCGGTGGTCGGCCTGACGACCGGGCTTTCGGCCGAGCGGCTGATCGCGGAGGGCGCCGGGCTTGCCGTGCCGCATTTCGACGATCCGCGTCTCAGGCCGTTCGTCGCCGCCTGCCTGGAGAGCGTGCCGGCCTGA
- a CDS encoding sensor domain-containing diguanylate cyclase translates to MDVSFGSRIAQLYDASDVLVAVYDGFDRIRYANRAFRSAYFIEPEESPTWAEVMRRNHALGRGTVLCVPDFDVWLSSTISRRGKTGFRAFETDLHDGRWLWMTETVESEGWMLCVASDITGLRVEEREIRLDRDLAIKASYTDDLTGVANRRFLTARIEQVLVDHRTIGRMGCLAVIDLDNFKLVNDRFGHQMGDLVLQDFAKLIQGQLRRSDSFGRMGGEEFALTFPDTSLDHAHLILERMLAVVRLSRPLVQDPDFSYTFSAGITASRPGEALSDFYRRADEALYRAKVSGRNHVQAFADPVGMAADVG, encoded by the coding sequence TTGGACGTGAGTTTCGGTTCGCGGATTGCGCAGCTCTATGACGCGTCGGACGTGCTGGTCGCGGTCTATGACGGATTCGATCGCATCCGCTATGCCAATCGCGCCTTTCGCTCCGCCTATTTCATCGAGCCCGAGGAATCTCCGACCTGGGCCGAAGTCATGCGCCGCAACCATGCGCTCGGCCGGGGCACGGTGCTGTGTGTTCCCGATTTCGATGTCTGGCTGAGCTCGACGATATCGCGTCGTGGCAAGACCGGTTTCCGGGCTTTCGAGACCGACCTGCATGACGGACGGTGGCTCTGGATGACGGAGACGGTCGAAAGCGAAGGCTGGATGCTCTGCGTCGCCAGCGACATTACCGGTCTCCGCGTGGAAGAGCGCGAGATCCGCCTGGACCGGGATCTGGCGATCAAGGCTTCCTATACCGACGACCTGACGGGCGTTGCCAACCGGCGCTTCCTGACGGCCCGGATCGAGCAGGTTCTCGTCGATCACCGGACCATCGGGCGCATGGGGTGTCTCGCCGTCATCGACCTCGACAATTTCAAGCTGGTCAATGACCGCTTCGGCCATCAGATGGGCGATCTGGTGCTGCAGGATTTCGCCAAGCTGATCCAGGGCCAGTTGCGTCGTTCGGATTCGTTCGGCCGGATGGGCGGCGAGGAGTTTGCTCTCACCTTCCCGGACACCTCGCTGGACCATGCGCATCTGATCCTGGAGCGCATGCTGGCCGTGGTCCGCCTGTCGCGGCCGCTGGTCCAGGATCCCGACTTCTCCTATACCTTCTCCGCCGGCATCACCGCCAGCCGGCCCGGCGAGGCGCTCAGCGATTTCTACCGCCGCGCCGACGAGGCGCTCTACCGGGCCAAGGTCTCGGGCCGCAATCACGTGCAGGCCTTTGCCGATCCGGTCGGCATGGCCGCCGACGTGGGATGA
- a CDS encoding sugar ABC transporter ATP-binding protein translates to MTDCLLSARGIAKSFDQNRVLHGVDFDISAGQVVALLGENGAGKSTFVNILSGALPRDAGTILWNGVETVFRDTRSALDAGIIHIHQELSLISSLSVMENLFIGDYRTGRSGVIDRKALAAKARELLARVGAAHIDPRVEAGSLSTAEQQIVEIAKALARNARLLILDEPTASLTPHEAEALFAIVRDLRAHGVAIIFISHRFDEVFAISDRVVVLRDGRVVGDRPVGETTRAGIIADMTGRAFTFDALDKPTIAAGAPVRLKAEAIADKGRVGPISFALRKGEILGIFGLVGAGRTELLELLCGIRPLAAGTITRPDGIVPVNSTQAWQGGLALLPEGRKTNGILPSLSLAENVAVARRQKQGAILDLAGEKSLFARFRDALGIVSEGPQQPVRRLSGGNQQKVIFARCLASEPEILFLDEPTHGVDVRTKADIYKQIQDLAKKGMSVIFVSSELPEVLALASTVMVLSRGRQTLLAANDGLTENDVLTAAFAQA, encoded by the coding sequence ATGACCGATTGTCTTCTTTCCGCCCGCGGCATCGCCAAGTCCTTCGACCAGAACCGAGTCCTGCATGGAGTCGATTTTGATATCTCGGCCGGGCAGGTGGTTGCTCTTCTGGGCGAGAACGGCGCCGGCAAGTCGACCTTCGTCAATATCCTGTCGGGTGCATTGCCGCGCGATGCCGGCACGATCCTGTGGAACGGCGTGGAGACGGTGTTCCGCGATACGCGCTCGGCGCTCGACGCCGGCATCATCCACATCCATCAGGAACTGTCGCTGATCTCGTCGCTTTCGGTGATGGAGAACCTGTTCATTGGCGATTACAGGACCGGCAGGTCCGGCGTCATCGATCGCAAGGCACTGGCCGCCAAGGCGCGCGAACTTCTGGCCCGGGTCGGCGCCGCGCATATCGATCCGCGTGTCGAGGCCGGCTCGCTGTCGACGGCCGAGCAGCAGATCGTCGAGATCGCCAAGGCGCTGGCGCGCAATGCCCGGCTGCTGATCCTGGACGAGCCGACCGCCTCGCTGACCCCGCATGAGGCCGAGGCATTGTTCGCCATCGTGCGCGACCTGCGCGCCCATGGCGTCGCCATCATTTTCATCAGCCACCGCTTCGACGAGGTATTTGCGATTTCCGACCGTGTCGTCGTGCTGCGTGACGGCCGGGTGGTTGGCGACCGTCCGGTGGGCGAGACGACGCGGGCCGGCATCATCGCGGACATGACCGGCCGCGCCTTCACCTTCGATGCGCTGGACAAGCCGACCATTGCGGCCGGGGCGCCGGTGCGCCTGAAGGCCGAGGCGATCGCGGACAAGGGGCGCGTCGGGCCGATCTCCTTCGCGCTGCGCAAGGGCGAAATTCTCGGGATCTTTGGACTGGTCGGCGCCGGCCGGACCGAATTGCTCGAACTTCTCTGCGGCATTCGGCCGCTCGCCGCGGGCACGATCACCCGGCCGGACGGGATCGTGCCCGTCAATTCGACGCAAGCCTGGCAGGGCGGACTGGCGCTGCTGCCGGAGGGACGCAAGACCAACGGCATCCTGCCGAGCCTCTCGCTGGCGGAGAATGTCGCCGTCGCCCGGCGCCAGAAGCAGGGCGCCATCCTCGATCTCGCCGGCGAGAAATCCCTGTTCGCCCGGTTCCGCGATGCGCTGGGCATTGTCAGCGAAGGGCCGCAGCAGCCGGTTCGCCGCCTGTCGGGCGGCAATCAGCAGAAGGTCATCTTCGCCCGCTGCCTCGCTTCCGAGCCGGAGATCCTGTTCCTGGACGAGCCGACGCATGGCGTCGACGTCCGTACCAAGGCCGACATCTACAAGCAGATCCAGGATCTGGCGAAGAAGGGGATGAGCGTCATTTTCGTCTCGTCCGAACTGCCGGAAGTCCTGGCCCTTGCCTCGACCGTGATGGTGCTGTCGCGCGGCCGGCAGACTCTGCTCGCGGCCAATGATGGCCTCACCGAGAACGACGTGCTCACCGCCGCCTTCGCCCAGGCCTGA
- a CDS encoding sugar ABC transporter substrate-binding protein, which yields MTTFDRRRFLMLSAAGLALPLVPGFALAEAALSEGAKAVGGTVAAQGPAPKPLRLAVLSFQGSSFWEAADKGIAAATEYLKPLNTTVDYIQLGTGLTAEVMVAGIDGALTKQYDGIAAVPIFDGTVAKVNEVVAEGVPFISFIADSAEKSNRNVSIGMLAYDAGAKAGEFIAKQTGGKGKIAVITGYLGAAQHDARMNGALDLLKKSYPDITIVGPFECKDDDATAYSQATDVMTSNPDLSILYVTAGGSEAAAKAVRDAKATGKVGVVGYDDLPEKQQYKDGGEILALIDQAPARQAFDSLVMLHNMIAFGATYPADIAVDAPVALGKGAKP from the coding sequence ATGACCACATTCGATCGCCGCCGCTTCCTGATGCTCTCGGCAGCCGGCCTGGCGCTGCCGCTCGTGCCGGGATTCGCCCTGGCCGAGGCTGCGCTCTCCGAAGGCGCCAAGGCCGTTGGCGGCACCGTCGCCGCCCAGGGCCCGGCGCCCAAGCCGCTGCGCCTCGCTGTACTCTCGTTCCAGGGCTCGTCCTTTTGGGAAGCGGCAGACAAGGGCATCGCCGCCGCCACCGAATATCTGAAGCCGCTCAACACCACCGTCGACTACATCCAGCTCGGCACCGGTCTTACGGCCGAGGTGATGGTCGCCGGCATCGATGGCGCGCTGACCAAGCAGTATGACGGCATCGCTGCCGTGCCGATCTTCGATGGCACCGTCGCCAAGGTGAACGAGGTCGTCGCCGAGGGCGTGCCGTTCATCTCCTTCATCGCCGACTCCGCCGAAAAGTCGAACCGCAACGTCTCGATCGGCATGCTCGCTTATGACGCCGGCGCCAAGGCTGGTGAATTCATCGCCAAGCAGACCGGCGGCAAGGGCAAGATCGCCGTCATCACCGGCTATCTGGGCGCCGCCCAGCACGACGCCCGCATGAACGGCGCGCTCGATCTGCTGAAGAAGAGCTACCCCGACATCACCATTGTCGGTCCGTTCGAATGCAAGGACGACGACGCTACCGCCTATTCGCAAGCGACCGACGTCATGACGTCCAACCCCGACCTGTCGATCCTCTATGTCACGGCCGGCGGTTCGGAAGCGGCGGCCAAGGCCGTGCGCGACGCCAAGGCGACCGGCAAAGTCGGCGTCGTCGGCTATGACGACCTGCCGGAGAAGCAGCAGTACAAGGACGGCGGCGAGATCCTCGCGCTGATCGACCAGGCGCCGGCGCGCCAGGCCTTCGACAGCCTCGTCATGCTGCACAACATGATCGCCTTCGGCGCGACCTATCCGGCCGATATCGCCGTCGACGCGCCGGTGGCGCTCGGCAAGGGCGCCAAGCCGTAA
- a CDS encoding ABC transporter permease: protein MNAATVIRFVRTRREATVLAMLILVFLGLTFTSEFFLTGRNLSNVARQISVVGIVALGQALVIIAGGIDLSVGSVIGLSAVTGAIVSATTGMPSLGIVGAIGIGMAIGFTNGVLITKLRINPFITTLGTLSIARGAALLITNGNPQRFDNWAAFLGYGKIGGLPVQFILLVALTILVWLFATRTRWGRNVYAVGDNARAARLAGIDVAKTRILVFTVSGSLAGLGGLLLGGMLTNANPNLGLGYELDVIAAVILGGVALAGGRGSIGGVVIGAALIGLLRNAFVLLNVSGYWQTITIGLVVILAVGADSLNRRSEED from the coding sequence ATGAACGCTGCCACCGTCATCCGTTTCGTGCGGACGCGCCGCGAGGCGACCGTTCTCGCGATGCTCATCCTCGTCTTTCTCGGGCTGACCTTCACGAGCGAGTTCTTCCTGACTGGGCGCAACCTCTCCAATGTGGCGCGCCAGATCTCCGTGGTCGGCATCGTCGCGCTGGGCCAGGCGCTGGTGATCATCGCCGGCGGCATCGATTTGTCCGTCGGTTCGGTGATCGGCCTTTCGGCCGTCACCGGGGCGATCGTGTCGGCGACCACCGGAATGCCGTCGCTTGGCATTGTCGGCGCGATCGGCATCGGCATGGCGATCGGCTTCACCAATGGCGTGCTGATCACCAAGCTCCGGATCAACCCGTTCATCACCACGCTCGGCACGCTGTCGATCGCGCGCGGCGCGGCGCTGCTGATCACCAATGGCAATCCGCAGCGCTTCGACAACTGGGCGGCGTTTCTGGGCTACGGCAAGATCGGCGGGTTGCCGGTGCAGTTCATCCTGCTGGTGGCGCTGACGATCCTCGTCTGGCTGTTCGCGACGCGAACGCGCTGGGGTCGCAATGTCTATGCGGTCGGCGACAACGCCCGCGCCGCGCGCCTTGCCGGCATCGACGTGGCGAAGACGCGGATCCTGGTCTTCACCGTCTCGGGCAGCCTCGCCGGTCTGGGCGGCCTGCTGCTCGGCGGCATGCTGACCAATGCCAACCCCAATCTCGGCCTCGGCTACGAGCTCGACGTCATCGCCGCAGTTATCCTCGGCGGCGTCGCGCTGGCCGGAGGGCGCGGCTCGATCGGCGGCGTCGTCATCGGCGCGGCGCTGATCGGCCTGCTCCGCAACGCGTTCGTCCTGCTCAACGTCTCCGGCTACTGGCAGACCATCACCATCGGTCTGGTCGTCATCCTCGCCGTCGGCGCGGACAGCCTGAACCGCCGCAGCGAAGAAGACTGA
- a CDS encoding enoyl-CoA hydratase/isomerase family protein codes for MTDDILFTVDGHVATITLNRPAKLNAVTPEMSKAIVAAVQECNDSDTIRVVIVTGAGERAFCAGSDIKELDTYASPWQFRNRADYCDAIRKLLKPTIAAVNGYAFGGGLETSLSCDIRIASDNAQFAAPEIKLGWIGGGGMATFLAHSVGPSNAALMIMTGDPIPAEKALAWGLVSEVVPQADLLARARAIADVIASRAPIAAETAKLNLQAAFTMPQEQAIHYERDLQTICFATEDAAEGRAAFKEKRQPTFKRR; via the coding sequence ATGACCGACGACATCCTCTTCACCGTCGACGGCCATGTCGCGACCATCACCCTCAACCGGCCGGCCAAGCTCAATGCCGTCACGCCGGAAATGTCGAAGGCGATCGTCGCCGCCGTGCAGGAATGCAATGACAGCGACACGATCCGTGTCGTCATCGTCACCGGCGCGGGGGAGCGGGCATTCTGTGCCGGCTCCGACATCAAGGAACTCGACACCTATGCCTCGCCCTGGCAGTTCCGCAATCGCGCCGATTACTGCGACGCGATCCGCAAGCTGCTGAAGCCGACCATCGCGGCGGTCAACGGCTATGCCTTTGGCGGCGGGCTGGAAACGTCGCTCTCCTGCGACATCCGCATTGCTTCCGACAACGCGCAGTTCGCCGCCCCGGAAATAAAACTCGGCTGGATCGGCGGTGGCGGCATGGCGACCTTCCTCGCGCATTCGGTTGGCCCATCCAATGCGGCATTGATGATCATGACCGGCGATCCGATCCCGGCCGAAAAGGCGCTGGCCTGGGGGCTGGTGTCGGAAGTCGTGCCACAGGCCGATCTTCTCGCCCGGGCACGCGCCATCGCCGACGTGATCGCCAGCCGGGCGCCGATCGCGGCCGAAACGGCGAAGCTCAACCTGCAGGCGGCGTTCACCATGCCGCAGGAGCAGGCGATCCACTACGAGCGCGACCTGCAGACCATCTGCTTCGCCACCGAAGACGCCGCCGAAGGCCGCGCCGCCTTCAAGGAAAAGCGCCAGCCCACCTTCAAGAGACGCTGA
- a CDS encoding CaiB/BaiF CoA transferase family protein: MGILSGYRVLDCSIAMAGPFAAQRLGDLGADVVKVEPINGEWQRHVAAGGARGNKVNVSFLSLNRNKRSLAIDLKNPDGKAMLLELVKTADVFLQNYRPGVAKRLGVDYESLSKINPKLIYVSISGYGEDGPYLNRPGQDLVLQGMSGAMLSAGREGEPPTPAGQYLVDAITAYTAFEGALAALLHRERTGEGQLVQVNMLDAITTIQMQELSVFTVAGKPQTRSAEPHAHVYIRAPYGAFATTDGFIIVSFPKLATLGAVIGEDSFLTMDDEVDTWEKRDEIFAKTREKLKTKSSAEWLELLRAADIWCGPVYGYADLVEDEQIKHNGTFVEYDHPTEGHVKTPGFAIKFSKTPSTVERGAPLTGEHTRAVLREAGLDEAAINDLLAKGAVSEGSA, translated from the coding sequence ATGGGCATTCTTTCCGGGTACCGCGTACTCGATTGCTCGATCGCCATGGCCGGGCCGTTCGCGGCGCAGCGTCTGGGTGATCTCGGCGCCGATGTCGTCAAGGTCGAGCCGATCAACGGCGAGTGGCAGCGCCATGTCGCGGCTGGCGGCGCGCGGGGCAACAAGGTCAACGTCTCGTTCCTGTCGCTCAACCGCAACAAGCGCTCGCTCGCCATCGACCTGAAGAACCCCGACGGCAAGGCGATGCTGCTCGAACTGGTGAAGACGGCTGACGTCTTCCTGCAAAACTATCGCCCCGGCGTCGCCAAGCGCCTGGGCGTCGACTACGAGAGCCTGTCCAAGATCAACCCGAAGCTGATCTATGTCTCGATCTCGGGCTATGGCGAGGACGGCCCGTATCTGAACCGCCCGGGCCAGGATCTGGTGCTGCAGGGCATGTCCGGCGCGATGCTTTCGGCCGGCCGCGAGGGCGAGCCGCCGACCCCCGCCGGCCAGTATCTGGTCGATGCGATCACGGCCTACACCGCCTTCGAGGGCGCGCTGGCAGCACTTCTGCATCGCGAGCGGACGGGCGAGGGCCAACTGGTCCAGGTCAACATGCTGGATGCCATCACCACGATCCAGATGCAGGAGCTTTCGGTCTTCACCGTCGCCGGCAAGCCGCAGACCCGGTCGGCCGAGCCGCATGCGCATGTCTATATCCGCGCGCCCTACGGGGCGTTCGCGACCACCGACGGCTTCATCATCGTCTCGTTCCCGAAGCTCGCCACGCTCGGCGCGGTGATCGGCGAGGACAGCTTCCTCACCATGGACGACGAGGTCGACACCTGGGAGAAGCGCGACGAGATCTTCGCCAAGACGCGCGAGAAGCTGAAGACGAAGTCCTCGGCCGAATGGCTGGAACTGCTGCGCGCAGCGGATATCTGGTGCGGCCCGGTCTATGGCTATGCCGACCTCGTCGAGGACGAGCAGATCAAGCACAACGGCACCTTCGTCGAATATGACCATCCCACCGAAGGCCATGTGAAGACGCCGGGCTTCGCGATCAAGTTCTCCAAGACGCCCTCGACCGTCGAGCGCGGCGCGCCGCTGACCGGCGAGCATACGCGGGCCGTGCTTCGGGAAGCCGGCCTGGACGAGGCTGCGATCAACGATCTGCTCGCCAAGGGCGCCGTCAGTGAGGGCTCGGCATGA
- a CDS encoding SDR family NAD(P)-dependent oxidoreductase — protein sequence MTIQNKTILYTGAAGGLGLPATLAFLEAGATVVAIDNDPAKGEALKAAAGERGLDRLVFKALDLSDLAGLRTALEALSAEVGGFDIVINNAAIYPSKPFEEYTIEEHQAVQRINVDAGIVCVQVALPSMRAKGFGRIINIASVTLSGGWANLSPYIQSKGALVGLTRAWAREFGPYGVTVNAISPGAFPTDAEKIHPDPEGYNRHVLDRQAVKRRGEPADIANALIFFASENSGFVTGQTLNVDGGWWMT from the coding sequence ATGACCATTCAGAACAAGACCATCCTCTACACCGGCGCCGCAGGCGGTCTCGGGCTGCCGGCGACGCTGGCATTCCTGGAAGCGGGCGCCACCGTCGTCGCCATCGACAATGATCCGGCCAAGGGTGAGGCCCTGAAGGCAGCCGCCGGCGAGCGCGGCCTCGACAGGCTGGTTTTCAAGGCGCTCGATCTGTCCGATCTCGCCGGGCTGCGGACGGCGCTCGAAGCGCTCTCGGCCGAGGTCGGCGGCTTCGACATCGTCATCAACAATGCCGCGATCTATCCGTCGAAGCCGTTCGAGGAATACACGATCGAGGAGCACCAGGCGGTCCAGCGCATCAATGTCGATGCCGGCATCGTCTGCGTACAGGTCGCGCTGCCCTCGATGCGGGCGAAGGGTTTCGGCCGCATCATCAACATCGCCAGCGTCACGCTTTCGGGCGGCTGGGCCAACCTGTCGCCCTACATCCAGTCGAAGGGCGCTCTGGTCGGACTGACGCGGGCGTGGGCGCGCGAGTTCGGCCCCTATGGCGTCACGGTCAATGCGATCTCGCCCGGCGCCTTCCCGACCGACGCGGAAAAGATCCATCCCGATCCCGAGGGCTACAATCGCCATGTGCTGGACCGGCAGGCAGTCAAGCGCCGGGGCGAGCCGGCCGATATCGCCAACGCACTGATCTTTTTCGCCTCCGAAAACTCCGGCTTCGTCACCGGCCAGACGCTCAACGTCGATGGCGGCTGGTGGATGACGTGA
- a CDS encoding aldose 1-epimerase family protein codes for MVQLFGRTFSRRELAEHSGMLSQFAGVRLTTLGDGVERGIRMLEFRTGSGLRFTVLVDRAMDIADLDYQGTSIGWHSPAGFRNAFLHEYEGEGGLGWMRSFSGLLVTCGLDHILFMHEAPADSYVYGPRKTVKHSLHGRVGTIPARLTGYGEAWDGDECTLWAEGVVQQSTVFGEDLHLIRRIEAQVGSSEIKLTDRVVNHGFYKTPHMYCYHINPAAPLLEEGAQYVAPIEEVVWAAHAGADYRKQGVGYRTLPAPQKNFHEQVWQHEMKADANGLVPVALVNDRLGLAFEVETRKDQFPCQFEWQNLQAGQYAIGLEPSTNHVLGQTYAREHNELIWLEHGDERRYDTTFRIHAGKDATAALEQRIAGLAVQPTDEYPTPTGHHRPIRGR; via the coding sequence ATGGTGCAACTTTTCGGGCGGACTTTTTCGCGGCGCGAACTGGCGGAGCATTCCGGTATGCTGTCGCAATTCGCCGGCGTCCGGCTGACGACGCTCGGCGACGGTGTCGAACGCGGCATTCGCATGCTCGAATTCCGCACCGGGTCCGGCCTGCGCTTCACCGTGCTGGTCGATCGCGCGATGGATATCGCCGATCTCGATTATCAGGGAACCTCGATCGGCTGGCATTCGCCCGCCGGATTCCGCAATGCGTTCCTGCATGAATATGAGGGCGAGGGCGGCCTCGGCTGGATGCGCTCCTTCTCCGGCCTGCTGGTGACCTGCGGTCTCGACCACATCCTGTTCATGCACGAGGCGCCGGCCGACAGCTATGTCTACGGCCCGCGCAAGACCGTGAAGCACTCGCTGCATGGCCGCGTCGGCACCATCCCGGCCCGGCTCACCGGCTATGGCGAGGCCTGGGACGGCGACGAATGCACGCTGTGGGCGGAAGGCGTGGTGCAGCAATCGACGGTTTTCGGCGAGGACCTGCACCTGATCCGCCGCATCGAGGCCCAGGTCGGCTCCAGCGAGATCAAGCTCACCGACCGCGTCGTCAATCACGGTTTCTACAAGACGCCGCACATGTACTGCTACCACATCAATCCGGCCGCGCCGCTGCTGGAAGAGGGCGCCCAGTACGTCGCGCCGATCGAGGAGGTGGTCTGGGCCGCCCATGCCGGCGCGGACTACCGCAAGCAGGGCGTTGGCTATCGCACCCTGCCGGCGCCGCAGAAGAACTTCCATGAACAGGTCTGGCAGCACGAGATGAAGGCCGACGCCAACGGCCTCGTGCCGGTGGCGCTCGTCAACGATCGCCTCGGCCTCGCCTTCGAGGTCGAAACCCGCAAGGACCAGTTCCCCTGCCAGTTTGAATGGCAGAACCTGCAGGCCGGCCAGTACGCCATCGGTCTGGAGCCCTCGACCAACCATGTGCTGGGTCAGACCTATGCCCGCGAACACAACGAGCTGATCTGGCTCGAGCACGGCGACGAGCGCCGCTACGACACGACGTTCCGCATTCATGCCGGAAAGGACGCGACGGCCGCGCTCGAGCAGCGCATCGCCGGGCTCGCCGTGCAGCCGACGGACGAATATCCGACGCCTACGGGCCATCATCGACCGATCCGGGGGCGGTGA